The following nucleotide sequence is from Salvia miltiorrhiza cultivar Shanhuang (shh) chromosome 7, IMPLAD_Smil_shh, whole genome shotgun sequence.
TGActgagactccatgttttgcttggtcatctcaatgttttgcttggtcatctccataaacgATTGCATCGTCTCATCCAGAGATAGTTTCGGCTTTTGATACTATGGAGCATTCTGAAATTGTTGAGcaggctgaaaattcccttgctgttGATTTCTCGGTGGATATTGTTGGGGAAAGTTTTGCTGCGGTGCATAAGGCTGCTGACCTCTCTATCCGCTATTGAAGTTTTGTTGGCCTTGATTGTAAGTCTGCCCAAATTGTAGTCTGCGAAATCCTTGCGCAGAGTGAACTTCAGCTTGCCCTTCTGGCGTGTACTTTCCCATTCTGTTGCATTCATTGATTCCATGGCTAAGATCACCATAGATTCCACAAGGTTAGATGTTCTGCGCAGGGACCAGAGGGGTTTCCAtcttgctcatcttgagctgctgtACTTCTCTCATAAGTGTAGCCAACTGTTTCTGCAGATCGCCAGTCTGTGATACTGCGCTGGCCTCAACCTTCTTTCCACGAactgatttctgctgggagcttTCAGCTAGAGTTTTGAATATTCCCTTTAGCTCGTCTGTAGTCTTCCTAGCAATGTTTCCccctgcagtgctgtccaccatgaattgcgCAGTCTGCACTAGCCCatcgtagaaaaattgcatcaacatcacattaGTCAGTTGATGTTGcaggcactggcggaggagttcttgaaatctctcccaagcctcatgaaaaggctcgtcTGTTCCTTGGATGAAGTCTATGATTTGAGCTCTGATCTCCCGTGTCTTGTGATTctggtagtatttcagcatgaacttctcacaagcttctccccaagtggtgatggtattgggcggcagagatagcagccacgtcctcgcccgatcTTTAAATGCGTAAGGGAAACACTTAAGCTATAATTGATCCTCAGTAAGATTCAGCAGTGGGATGGTTTGCACTTGATTACAAAAGTCACGAATGAACTGCAGGGCATCCTCATTCGGCATCCCATAGAACAGAGGTAGCAAACTTGAATCATTTGGCTTCAATTGTAGTTTCTGACGGCGGTAGGGAGCATAATAGACGAGGTGTTCGTGTGGCCTATAACGGGCCGAGTGAAGTCTCCCATATACTGCATATCATTTTGCGCcatctcttcttcttcctcctttaAGGTCTGCTCTGAACGGTCAGAGTCAGAGTCTGCTTCTTCTTTCCTTTCTATGGTCTGCTCTAAACGatcagagtcagagtcagagctagaACCAGAACTAGAGTAGTAGAACTCGTCTGCTCTGTCGCGCCCCCTTCTGTCAAAGCCAGACTCAGAATCGTCTGCTCTGTCACGCGCCTTCCCAAAAATACCCGCGTTCGTGCTGTCCAAGGGAGGCACcagttttcttttcagactacggcgtccctgcatgcacaacactaacaaacggatcaaacgcaccggtgggagacaaaaacaagaaaaagcaaaaaaaacaaAGCAAGTAAACACAGAAAGTAAAGTAACACaattaaaacgcctaaaacctaccccggcaacggcgccaaaatttgactcaacctaaaacacctctagattgacttgcaataggacaaggacactctagcaatggtaagttgacctaaagtcgtctctcaaggaagatcttaaagggcttctaattgtatcacaagAAAGCGGTAAAGTTGTCGTTTGAAAgcagtaaaattaaactaaagcttggaattaaaacttaactagaaacttaaacttaagaattaactaggcagaaaagaaccattaactaatgcttgtaaattaaacttaacttaaaacttaaacttaaaattaactaggccaAAAAGAATCATTAATGTTTACCTCGGTTTTGGGTAGTTTTTGTGTATGtttctgctgtgcattcgagcatgtttcATATCTTTTTGCcctatttttcacgtgctcgatgatctttttgggtgtgctattgtcgtgtgcaggattcgTGAGTTGTCAAGCGTTTTCGGCATAGTTTGGAGCAGTTTTGGAGTttggctcacggccgccgccgtcgagACGGCGCGAGCCGTGTAATTCTTGGAGATTTCTGCGAAAGGcacccacggcggcgccgtcccacggcggccgccgtccctggcgTTTCGGCAGTTACGGTTTTTCCGTATTTAAGCCcgtttttagggtttttcatgGCACTCTCGATcccagcagcctctagggcgatttcCACTATTTTCCTTTGGTTTTTAGAGATTCAAAACATCAACATTCGCTCTCGGATTCATTGGATTACTGTTGATTACACTTTTCATTTCCGTTGGATTAGTATTACTTGGATCgctacgttttgtaagaactcatttgtTTCTCTTAGTTaatttgaatcctttggtttatgcttttgatgaatgtgatgatttgaagttaCTTTCGTTGAATCTTGATAATTTACGTGATTCGTTAGTTCGTCTTTGTTTGCCTACGTATTTCTCTTAATGGTGAATGTTTAGGAATCTCTTTTATGGTGATTAAAGCTTTCTTGAATTTgaagaatttgaatttgatgttTGATTTAGTTTTCATGCCTAGGAAGCTATTGATTGTTGGTTAAGAGTTTATGATCGCTTTGTTTAGAGTACTAGCTTAAAACCCTAGTTTATAGGTTTAATGTTTAATCTTTATGTTCTTAGTTGTTTAATATCtactgcattagttaatgtttattgctttctttcatttatgtcttggtgattagagagtgagatagtgccagacccaactacccgattagagtgtttaggttttctttcCGTTTCTTGTGAGTGATAcaattaaagccctgctaagccttgcgtgtgagacgacttgagtcaccttaccgctctaggacgacctcgtataaattcgagtccatccgctaggtgtttttggatgagtcaaaatttggcgccgttgccggggaaggctttaggcatttgattgtgttgcatttgttttcagtgtttattttatttctttcttttaacttggttattttctccctccggtgcgtttgatttgtttgttcgtgttgtgtatgcaaggacgtagaagtttgaagagaaagcttgcaccttactacgacaacatacaTCGACCCCGTGAGatcctttcaagcctggaggaggagtccgagtccagttcgagaaaccttgtggaatcacagtttcgagaggaagactgtgaagagagaatcacttccaaccccattctggaagaCTTTGAGGATTCACGCTCAGTTGACTTAGAAGACCCGTTAGAGAACGGTGAAGGGCgtgagcaagaagaagaagaagttcgtCCAATCCTCACCAAGAAgccatggcggagcagaatgtccaatacatgggagatttctccaggccggttattgggaacactagcacttcagcgatagtgcttcccacagcagtccggaattacaatctgaagtccaacgattcaaacctgctgccgctttttcatgggatgccgagcgaggacgccttacagttaatccgtgacttctgcactcaagtgcagaccttcccactgctggaactcaccgaggatcagttgagactcaagtgcttaccttatgcactcaaggaccgagcGAGAATGTGGTTATTGtccttgccgccgaactccatcactacatggggagaggcgtgtgagaagttcatgctcaaatactaccctaatcacaagacacaggagattagaagccagataatgaacttcatgcaaggagctgacgagcctctccacgaagcttgggagagattccaagagctcctccgccggtgcccgcagcaccagttagcacccgtcatgttgatgcagttcttctatgacggattgattcagacggcacagtttatggtggacagtacagcagggggcaacattgcccggaagacagctgatgagctcaaggagatcttcgacacacttgccgcgagttctcaacaaaaatcagtcagaggaaggagggttgaagccaatgcagtagcccCAAataatgagcttcagaagcaagtagcggacttgatgaggcaagttcagcactTAAGAATGAACCAGGTAGAGACTCCACCCGTTCAAGCACCGCCAGCTGAGagttgtggcatatgtggcgattttggccACCGAACCAATGAGTGCCATCGAATGGGGAaattcacacctgaaggggaggtagaggtctatgctgcccaGGGATACCAGGGGAgacctcaatttgaacagaggcccatgtttaatcaagggcaacaaatttccaactcgggttggagagctcagcagaattctggatggaggaaccaagctcctggccaagggtcgggatcaaatcAAGGCAATCAGTTCCGTCGACCTCCTCAACAATttgggtatcagaaccagcagcagttctacccacctcaACAGCAGTTCCCCtttcctcagcagcagaactacactcaagcgcatcagcagcagcagcccccgcagtatcagcagtatcaacagttccccatgcaacaagggaattttcagcagcagcagcaataccagaatgccccccaacagtttcagaagcaagctcaaccgcagaagccgtctctcgaggacaccatgcaatcctttatggagatgaccaaacagagcATGGAGTCCCAGTCGGCTACAATCAAGCGTCTCGAGACAACCGTTGGGCAGCTCTCCGGGACATTGAACCAGATGCAACAACAGCAACAACCAGGGAAGCTCCATGGACAAGGATTGCAACCCCACCAAGCCCAAGCTGTCACTGTTCTACGCAGTGGAAAGGTGGTGAACAACAAAGTGGAAGCCCCTGTGGAAGAACCACCCAAGGAAGCCCGCATGGAAGAGCAAGTAAAGGAGCCGCTGCAGCCAAGAgaggaggagaaggagaaagagcAGGAGCCCGAAGTGAAGCTCCACAAGGCTACCAAGCCATATAAGCCACCGGTCCCCTACCCAAGccggttgaagaatgaaaagctggaCCAACAGTTCACCGatttctacaacatgttggcaaaGGTGAACGTGAACTTGCCATTTTTAGACGTGATCAGGAATGTCCCAGCTTACTTGAAGTTCTTTAAAGAGTTGGCCTCCAAGAAGAGGAGGTTCGAGGACAACGAGAAGATTTTGGTGTCCGAGGTTGCAAACTCCATAATGCAACAGCCCTTACCGACCAAGCAACGAGAcccaggtagctttgtgattaatattgctttgggtaatggtaaggaggcctcgggGATGTTAGATTTGGGGGCTGGAATCAATCTAATGCCTTACTCTATTCTCAAGCAATTAGAGTTAGGAAATTTGAAACCCACTCGTATGTGCTTGCAATTAGCCGATAGGTCGGTGAGGTATCCTCATGGGGTAGTTGAAGATATCCTTGTTAGAGTGGGTGGTTTGATTGTACCTGTTGATTTTGTTGTCTTGGAGATATGAGAGGTACATGAAAATGGCAAAGAACATACTCTATTGCTAGGAAGACCATTCATGGAAACTACTAACACATTGATAGATGTTAAAAATGGCACCATTAAAATGACTGTGTTAGGAgagtcagtgtctttctctGTGCATCATAATCGAGCCATGCCATCATGCTCACTCACTAATGAATGTTCTTATATTGATGATATTGATGGCTTGGCCGAGATGTTCTTTGTGCAGGAGCAAGAAGTTGTTGAGGTTTTTGCAGGGTCCGCGGACATGGAAGAGTTTGCCCGTGAAGCCGAAGAAAGAGAGTGGGCCCGCAAGGCTAAGCTTCCCATTGATGAGGCCGTGGTGATTGACTATGCCACGAAGATTAAGCCGACCTTGGAGCTCAAGGAGCTCCCCAAGAACCTCAAGTATGTGTACTTGGAAGGAGAGGCGGAAAAGCACGTGATCATATCTGTCGAGCTCACGCACGAGCAAGAGTTGGCATTGATGGTGGTTTTGCAGAAAAACAAGGCAACTTTCGGATGGGGTCTTGCCGATATTAAAGGCATCAGCCCCGCCACTTGCATGCACAGGATCCACCTTGAGGAAGGGGCGAGGCCCAAGAGAGATGGCCAAAGGAGATTGAATCCGGTTCTCATGGAGGTGGTACGCAAAGAAATCCTCAAGCTATTGGCGGAGAGGATCATCTACCCGATCGCCGATAGTGAGAGGGTTAGTCCGGTGCACGTGGTGCCGAAGAAAGGAGGGATCACCGTCATCCTTAATGACGATCAAGAGTTGGTGCCAACCCGCCCCGTGACGGGATGGCGCATGTGCATCGACTACAGGAAATTGAATGCAGCCACCAAAAAGGACCACTTTCCCCACCCCTTTATTGATAAAATGCTTGATCATTTAGCTGGTCATaacttttattgttttcttgatggacTTTCAGGGTACTACCAAATAGCCATTGCACCAGAGGACCAAGACAAGACGGCATTCACCACTCCCTTCGGCACCTTTgtgtggaagaggatgccgttcggattgtgcaatgcaccggggACTTTCCAACAGTGCATGATGTCGATCTTCGCGGAAATGATAGGTGATTTTGTTGagatttttatggatgatttttccgtGTTTGGTTGCTCTTTTAATGATTGCTTGGCGAAAATTGATTTGGTGTTGCGAAGGTGCATAACTAGTGGGTTGACTTTAAGTTGGGAGAAGAGTAACTTCATGGTGACTAGTGGCATTGTTCTTGGCCACGTCGTGTCTAAAAATGGTATAGAGGTCGATAAGGCCAAGGTAGAGGTCATTCAAAAGTTGCCTCCACCTATTGATGTGAAAGGGATTAGAAGTTTCCTAGGTCATGCCgggttttaccggcgtttcattaaggatTTTTCTAAGATTAGTCAACCTTTATGCCGTTTACTTGCCCAAGATGTGCCTTTTGAATTCAATGATTCTTGCATGCATGCTTTTGAGTTGCTTAAGCTTAAGTTGAGCACAGCTCCAATTGTGGTTGCACCCGATTGGGCAATGCCCTTTGAAATCATGTGTGATGCTTCTAATTCCGCTGTGGGTGCGGTGCTTGGTCAACGTGTTGATAAGATGttgcgtgtgatttactatgctagcttgactttgaatagtgcacaagtgaATTACACCACCACTGAAAAAGAGTTGCTTGCTGTGGTTTTTGCTTTAGACAAGTTTCGTGCTTATATTATTGGTTCTAAAGTAATCGTCCATAGTGATCATGCGGCTCTAAGATATTTGTTGACTAAGTCCCAAGCCAAGCCACGGCTTATCCGTTGGATTTTGTtgttgcaagaatttgatgttGAGATTAAGGATAGGAAGGGGAGTGAAAACTCTGTGGCTGATCACTTGTCTAGACTTGAACAAAATGAGGTAGAGTCAAACGATGTCGCTATTCATGAGTCTTTCCCATTTGAGCATGCATACGCATTGACTTCGGTCCCGTGGTTtgcagatattgtcaattatcTTACTTGTGGAGAACTCCGACCTAACCTCACTTCCCAAGAGAGGAAGCGTTTTCTGTCTCTTTGCAGGCAATACTATTGGGAGGATCCCTACTTGTTCAAGTTGGGAAAGGACGAAGTGATACGAAGGTGTGTGCCCAATGAAGAGCAACAACGCGTCTTACAGTGGTGTCATGACGCTCATTGTGGAGGCCATTTCGGCGGACAAAAGACAGCACACAAAGTGCTCCAATCTGGTTTGTATTGGCCAACTCTCTTTAAGGATGCTCATTCATTTTATCTAGCTTGTGACCGTTGTCAACGAGTGGGAAACATTGGCCA
It contains:
- the LOC130994282 gene encoding uncharacterized protein LOC130994282 — translated: MTKQSMESQSATIKRLETTVGQLSGTLNQMQQQQQPGKLHGQGLQPHQAQAVTVLRSGKVVNNKVEAPVEEPPKEARMEEQVKEPLQPREEEKEKEQEPEVKLHKATKPYKPPVPYPSRLKNEKLDQQFTDFYNMLAKVNVNLPFLDVIRNVPAYLKFFKELASKKRRFEDNEKILVSEEASGMLDLGAGINLMPYSILKQLELGNLKPTRMCLQLADRSVRYPHGVVEDILVRVGGLIVPVDFVVLEI